The Streptomyces sp. cg36 genomic interval AGAAGCGCCCTCCGCGTCCACCGCGCCCGCCTCCGCCGACGCGGCCGTGGACGCCCCCAATCTGGACTTCGCGGGCACCACGCCGTACGAGGACTACGTCCAGGCGGACGTCCTCACCCACCTCCAGCAGCTGCGCTCCGACGACCCGGGCGAGATGGTCTTCCTGGTGACCACCCAGGTCATGGAGTTGTGGTTCACGGTGATCGTCCACGAGTGGGAGACCGCCACGCGCGCGTTGCGCGAGGACCGGATCCCGGTGGCCGTGGACGCGCTCAAGCGTTCCGTACGCGAGCTGGAGGCGCTCAACGCCTCCTGGACGCCGCTGGCGCAGCTCACGCCCGCGCAGTTCAACTCCTACCGCTCGGCGCTCGGCGAGGGCTCCGGCTTCCAGTCCGCGATGTACCGGCGGATGGAGTTCCTGCTGGGCGAGAAGTCGGCGTCCATGCTGGTGCCGCACCGGGGCGCGCCGCGCGTGCACGCCGAGCTGGAGAAGGCGCTCCAGGAGCCGAGCCTGTACGACGAGGTGCTCGCGCTGCTGGCCCGCCGGGGCCACGCGGTGCCGGCCGCCGTCCTCGACCGCGACCTCTCGCAGCGCTACGAGCCCTCGCCCGAGGTCGAGGCCGTCTGGACGGATCTTTACGCCGGGGACCAGAACGGGGAACTCGTACGCCTGGGCGAGGCGTTGACCGATGTGGGTGAGCTGGTGTGGCGCTGGCGCAACGACCATCTGGTGGCGACGAGGAGAGCGATGGGCGCGAAGACGGGTACGGGCGGTTCGGCGGGCGTGGCCTGGCTGGAGAAGCGCGCCGGGAAGAACGTGTTCCCCGAGCTGTGGACGGCGCGCAGCCATGTCTGAGTCCCTGGCCGGCAAGGCCGCGGCGCTCGACGCCGCAGACGAACTCGCCAAGCACCGCGAGCTGTTCGCCCTCGACGACTCGGTCGTCTACCTCGACGGGAACTCGCTGGGCGCGCTGCCCCGGCACGTCGCGGCGCGCATGCAGGAGGTCATCACCCACGAGTGGGGCGAGCTGCGCATCCGCTCCTGGGACGAGAGCGGCTGGTGGACGGCGCCGGAGCGGATCGGCGACCGGATCGCGCCGCTGGTCGGCGCGGCCCCCGGCCGGATCGTGGTGGGCGACTCCACGAGTGTGAACGTCTTCAAGGCGCTGGTGGCGGCGGTCCGGCTGGCGCCCGCCGAGCGGGACGAGATCCTGGTCGACGAGTCGACGTTCCCGACCGATGGGTACGTGGCGTCGTCGGCGGCGCGGATGACCGGGCGCACGGTCCGGCCGGTGGCGCCCGGTGAGATGGTCGCGGAGCTGGGTCCGCGCACGGCGGCGATCCTGGTCAACCACGTCGACTACCGCACGGGCCGGCTGCACGACCTGCCCGGCATCACCGCCGCCGCCCACGCGGCGGGCGCGCTCGCCGTCTGGGACCTGTGCCACAGCGCGGGCGCGCTGCCCGTCGGGCTCGATGCGCACGGGGTGGACTTCGCGGTGGGCTGCACCTACAAGTACCTGAACGGGGGGCCGGGTTCACCGGCGTATCTGTACGTCCGGGGGGACCACCAGTCCGCCTTCGACTCGCCCCTTCCCGGGTGGAACTCGCACGAGGACCCCTTCGGGATGCGGCCCGACTACGTTCCGGCCGGCGGAGCCGTCCGGGGCCGGGTCGGTACGCCGGACATCCTGTCCATGCTGGCGCTGGAGTCCGCGCTCGACGTCTGGGACGGCGTCTCCATCGAGGCCGTCCGCGCGAAGTCACTGGCGCTGACGGACTTCTTCCTGGAGTGCGTGGAGGCGTACGTGCCGGGTGGGCGGGTCACGTCCGTCACGCCCGTCGCGCACGGGGAGCGGGGGAGTCAGGTCGGGTTGCGGTGTGCGGATGCGGGGGTGGTGATGCGGGAGTTGATCTCTGCGGGGGTTGTCGGTGATTACCGGCGGCCGGATGTGCTGCGGTTTGGGTTCACGCCGTTGTATGTGGGGTTCGGGGACGCGGAGAGGGCGGCGGCGGTCCTGTCGCGCTCCCTCCCCTAGCCCCTCGGCCCGCGGGCCCTCCCCGGGCCCCGCTGCGCCTGCGGCCCGGCGGGGCCCGCCCGCGCGGTTCCCGCGCCCCGATTGGGCCGGTCGTCGTCTGCGGCCCGGCGGGGGCTGGTCGCGCAGTTCCCCGCGCCCCTCATGGGCCGGATCTTTGTCTGCGGGCCGGTGGTCGCTCTTCGCGCAGTTTCCCGCGCCCCTCAACCCGCTTTCGTCTGCTGGCCGTGCTCGCTTCTCGCGCAGTTCCCCGCGCCCCTGGGAAACCCGTCTTCGTCCGCAGACCGTGCGGGGTTGCTCGCGCCGTTCCTCGCGCCCCTGAAACCCCCCTTCGTCTGCTGGCCGTGGTCGCTTCTCGCGCAGTTCCCCGCGCCCCTAGGGGGTACGGGCAGTCGGAGAAGTCGGCTCGGCCACCGGCTTTTAGGGGCGCGGGGAACTGCGCGACCGGCCCAGCACGGTCCGCAGACGAAGCCCGGCCCCGAAAGGGGCGCGGGGAACTGCGCGACAAGCCCAGCACGGTCCGCAGACGAAGTCCGGCCCCGAAAGGGGCGTGGGGAACTGCGCGAGTAACCCCGCCGGGCCCCAGGCGGATGGGTCAGGCAGGTGTGCGGCCGGGCTGTAGGTGGGCGTACCTCCGGCCCGGAGTCCAGGCGGGCCCAGAACCGGGGCGCGGCCGGGGCGG includes:
- a CDS encoding tryptophan 2,3-dioxygenase family protein, producing the protein MSSKMSEPVENGAPAEAPAAHAEAPTAPVEAPSASTAPASADAAVDAPNLDFAGTTPYEDYVQADVLTHLQQLRSDDPGEMVFLVTTQVMELWFTVIVHEWETATRALREDRIPVAVDALKRSVRELEALNASWTPLAQLTPAQFNSYRSALGEGSGFQSAMYRRMEFLLGEKSASMLVPHRGAPRVHAELEKALQEPSLYDEVLALLARRGHAVPAAVLDRDLSQRYEPSPEVEAVWTDLYAGDQNGELVRLGEALTDVGELVWRWRNDHLVATRRAMGAKTGTGGSAGVAWLEKRAGKNVFPELWTARSHV
- the kynU gene encoding kynureninase, giving the protein MSESLAGKAAALDAADELAKHRELFALDDSVVYLDGNSLGALPRHVAARMQEVITHEWGELRIRSWDESGWWTAPERIGDRIAPLVGAAPGRIVVGDSTSVNVFKALVAAVRLAPAERDEILVDESTFPTDGYVASSAARMTGRTVRPVAPGEMVAELGPRTAAILVNHVDYRTGRLHDLPGITAAAHAAGALAVWDLCHSAGALPVGLDAHGVDFAVGCTYKYLNGGPGSPAYLYVRGDHQSAFDSPLPGWNSHEDPFGMRPDYVPAGGAVRGRVGTPDILSMLALESALDVWDGVSIEAVRAKSLALTDFFLECVEAYVPGGRVTSVTPVAHGERGSQVGLRCADAGVVMRELISAGVVGDYRRPDVLRFGFTPLYVGFGDAERAAAVLSRSLP